The Calliphora vicina chromosome 3, idCalVici1.1, whole genome shotgun sequence genome contains a region encoding:
- the LOC135955366 gene encoding pupal cuticle protein Edg-78E-like, protein MYKFLIVTIFATLACGILAASNEDKYAQITKYVNNIDEYGNYNYDYATSNGISAGEQGTGGQVANGGYSYYSPEGEFVQVSYVANEDGFQPSGSHLPTPPPIPHYILKSLEYIRTHPSKYQDA, encoded by the exons ATGTACAAATTT TTAATTGTTACCATTTTTGCCACTTTGGCCTGTGGGATTTTGGCCGCCAGCAATGAGGACAAATACGCCCAGATTACCAAGTATGTAAACAATATTGATGAATATGGCAACTACAATTACGATTATGCCACCTCGAATGGCATCAGTGCTGGCGAACAAGGTACCGGTGGTCAGGTGGCCAATGGTGGTTACTCCTACTACTCACCTGAGGGCGAATTCGTGCAAGTTTCTTATGTCGCCAACGAGGATGGTTTCCAACCCAGTGGCAGCCATTTGCCTACACCACCACCAATCCCCCATTACATTTTGAAATCTTTGGAATACATTCGTACTCATCCTTCTAAATATCAGGATGCTTAA
- the LOC135953760 gene encoding pupal cuticle protein Edg-78E-like: protein MYKLFICCIAALICSSLARPDQYDAAAETRSFSNDLKEDGSYQYQFDTTNGIAAQEAGVGGYYASGSSAYYAPDGQLITLSYTADENGFHPSGDHLPTPPPIPAAILKSLEYIRTHPNQENREGGSQLKQQQQPQYRRYHQ, encoded by the exons ATGTATAAATTG TTCATCTGTTGTATTGCTGCCTTAATCTGCTCCTCATTGGCCCGTCCTGATCAGTATGATGCTGCGGCCGAAACTCGTAGTTTTAGCAATGACCTGAAAGAAGATGGCAGTTAccaatatcaatttgataccACCAATGGCATTGCTGCCCAGGAAGCTGGTGTTGGTGGCTATTATGCCAGTGGTTCTTCAGCTTACTATGCTCCTGATGGCCAATTGATCACTTTGAGTTACACAGCCGACGAGAATGGTTTCCATCCCAGTGGTGATCATTTACCCACTCCTCCACCAATTCCAGCTGCTATTTTGAAATCATTGGAGTACATTCGCACCCATCCCAATCAGGAGAATCGCGAAGGTGGCAGCCAATtgaaacagcagcaacaacctcAATATAGACGTTACCATcaataa
- the LOC135955367 gene encoding pupal cuticle protein Edg-78E-like, with amino-acid sequence MFKIDSLSAGVNKTINNNEICFCAFNILQLIVSLAICGCALAVDYQAEARNFVNEIKEDGSYNYQFDTTNGIAQQESGVGGHYATGSSQYYSPEGELIQLTYTADENGFQPQGAHLPTPPPIPAAILKSLEYIRTHPYHEEQQAAKQYGNQQQQQHQQGPYRKF; translated from the exons atgttcaaaatt GACTCTCTTTCAGCAGGAgttaacaaaacaattaataataatgaaatttgtttCTGTGCTTTCAATATTTTACAGCTCATTGTTTCTTTAGCCATTTGTGGTTGTGCCTTGGCTGTTGATTATCAGGCTGAAGCTCGTAATTTCGTTAACGAAATCAAAGAGGATGGTAGCTACAATTATCAATTCGATACCACCAACGGTATTGCCCAGCAAGAGTCGGGTGTTGGCGGCCACTATGCCACCGGCTCTTCCCAGTACTATTCCCCTGAGGGTGAATTGATTCAATTGACTTATACAGCCGATGAAAATGGTTTCCAGCCACAAGGTGCTCATTTGCCCACCCCACCACCAATTCCAGCTGCCATTTTAAAATCATTGGAATACATTCGCACCCATCCCTATCATGAGGAACAGCAAGCCGCCAAACAATACGGcaatcagcaacaacaacaacaccaacaagGACCTTATCGTAAATtctaa